One window from the genome of Acinetobacter lanii encodes:
- a CDS encoding bile acid:sodium symporter family protein, with product MDSGMITIILPLALAIIMIGLGLELTPNDFKRVSKHPKAVLIALFCQLFLLVGIAYLLCKLFALPPLLAVGLMLLAASPGGSTANLFSYLFKGDLALNISLTAINSVVAAFTLPLIMNFAIYHFMNEGQQISLQFSKIMQVFGIILIPVAIGMLIRHFAPHFTEKLNKPLRIFSVLFLVLIIVGAILKERAHIMEYFAQVGMATAIFCICSLLVGYCVPRFFGINSAQARACAFEIGIHNSTLAMTIALTVMASSTVAMPAAVYSIFMYIFAALFGLMLNRYMPFPLEAQHSD from the coding sequence ATGGATAGCGGGATGATTACCATTATATTGCCCTTGGCATTAGCCATTATCATGATTGGTTTAGGGCTTGAACTGACCCCAAACGACTTTAAGCGAGTTAGCAAACACCCCAAAGCAGTCTTAATTGCTTTGTTCTGTCAGTTGTTCTTATTGGTGGGGATCGCCTACCTGTTATGTAAATTGTTTGCATTACCGCCCTTGCTTGCGGTCGGACTGATGTTATTGGCAGCCTCCCCTGGGGGCAGTACAGCCAATCTGTTCAGTTACTTATTTAAGGGTGACTTAGCCTTAAATATTAGCTTAACCGCCATCAATTCGGTGGTCGCTGCATTTACCCTGCCTTTGATTATGAATTTTGCCATTTATCACTTTATGAATGAGGGGCAACAGATTTCACTTCAGTTCAGTAAAATCATGCAAGTGTTTGGGATTATTTTGATTCCCGTTGCGATTGGTATGCTGATTCGTCATTTTGCCCCACATTTTACTGAGAAATTGAATAAGCCATTACGTATATTCTCAGTACTATTTTTAGTGCTGATTATTGTAGGTGCGATTTTAAAAGAACGTGCTCATATCATGGAGTATTTCGCACAAGTGGGTATGGCAACTGCCATTTTTTGTATCTGTAGCTTATTGGTCGGCTATTGTGTACCACGGTTCTTTGGCATTAATAGTGCACAAGCGCGTGCCTGTGCCTTTGAAATTGGCATTCACAACAGTACCTTGGCCATGACCATTGCTCTTACCGTTATGGCGAGTTCAACCGTCGCCATGCCTGCTGCGGTGTATTCGATCTTTATGTATATCTTCGCTGCGCTATTTGGTTTGATGCTTAATCGCTACATGCCTTTTCCTTTGGAAGCACAGCATAGTGATTGA
- the prmA gene encoding 50S ribosomal protein L11 methyltransferase → MKWLQIHITVEKSQVDFTETLLESLGAVSVTLDDAENQDLLEPLPGETPLWNKVIVTGIYAQEDDEHIDVAALETFIRTQLPTEPMRSEFMEDQEWERTWMDAYEPIQIGEKYWIVPEWMQPPEADAVNIKLDPGLAFGTGNHASTFLCLQWLGQTDVKDKIVIDYGCGSGILGVAALLLGAKKVYATDIDPQAVLATQQNAELNGVLDNLYVGLPEEFNAELGDIKADVFVANILAGPLMALAADFSTLIKSEGEFALAGVIEEQVDDVSNVYAEFFDILAVEKRDQNWCRISGKRHKI, encoded by the coding sequence GTGAAGTGGTTACAAATTCATATTACGGTTGAAAAGTCACAAGTTGATTTTACTGAAACGCTTTTAGAATCTTTAGGCGCAGTGAGCGTGACTTTAGATGATGCTGAAAATCAAGATTTGCTTGAGCCTCTTCCAGGGGAAACGCCACTTTGGAATAAAGTGATTGTGACCGGTATTTATGCCCAAGAAGATGATGAGCACATTGATGTTGCAGCATTAGAAACTTTTATTCGCACGCAATTACCAACAGAACCAATGCGCAGTGAGTTCATGGAAGACCAAGAATGGGAACGCACTTGGATGGATGCCTATGAACCGATTCAAATTGGTGAAAAATACTGGATCGTCCCTGAATGGATGCAGCCACCTGAAGCAGATGCGGTGAATATCAAACTTGATCCAGGTTTGGCGTTTGGTACCGGTAACCATGCTTCGACTTTCCTTTGCCTACAATGGCTCGGTCAAACCGATGTGAAAGACAAAATCGTGATTGACTATGGTTGTGGTTCAGGCATTTTAGGTGTGGCTGCCCTGCTTTTAGGTGCAAAGAAAGTCTATGCCACAGACATTGACCCACAAGCGGTGTTGGCGACCCAACAAAATGCTGAACTGAATGGCGTTTTAGACAACCTTTATGTTGGCTTACCTGAAGAGTTTAATGCTGAACTCGGTGATATTAAAGCTGACGTGTTTGTGGCTAACATTTTGGCAGGTCCGCTGATGGCGCTTGCGGCTGACTTCTCAACTTTGATTAAATCTGAGGGTGAGTTCGCACTTGCAGGTGTAATTGAAGAGCAAGTTGATGATGTTTCTAATGTTTATGCCGAATTTTTTGATATATTAGCGGTTGAAAAACGTGACCAGAACTGGTGCCGTATTTCAGGAAAACGCCATAAAATTTAA
- the fis gene encoding DNA-binding transcriptional regulator Fis translates to MNSKSPIFTAQSDVALRIHVDRAVRHYFAQLQGEQPSQVYDMVLAEMEKPLLSVVLEYTRGNQTRAAEILGLNRGTLRKKLKAHGLMSE, encoded by the coding sequence ATGAATAGCAAATCTCCTATTTTTACTGCACAATCTGATGTTGCTCTTCGTATTCACGTAGATCGCGCAGTTCGCCATTATTTTGCACAATTGCAAGGCGAGCAGCCATCTCAAGTTTACGACATGGTGCTAGCAGAAATGGAGAAACCTCTTTTATCTGTAGTGTTAGAATACACGCGTGGTAATCAGACACGTGCTGCTGAGATCCTCGGACTCAACCGTGGTACCTTACGTAAAAAGTTGAAAGCTCACGGTTTAATGAGTGAATAA
- the purD gene encoding phosphoribosylamine--glycine ligase encodes MNILVLGSGGREHALAWKIAQDDQVTKVFVAPGNAGTATENKCENVALDILDNLAIIDFAKNNAVELIIVGPEAPLVNGVVDACREAGVKIWGPTQFAAQLEGSKAFAKHFLKRHNIPTAFYDVFTEVHAAKAFVEINGAPIVIKADGLAAGKGVIVAMTNQEAFDAIDDMLAGNKFGDAGSRVVIEEFLAGEEASFICMIDGDNILPMATSQDHKRIFEGDQGPNTGGMGAYSPAPVVTADVFEKTMNEVMRPTVEGMKKDGHIYTGFLYAGLMIDDKGQPKVIEFNCRFGDPETQPIMMRLKSSLVDLVQAGIEGNLPSEAKWDERKTVGIVLASRGYPETSSNGDVISGLDTVMADAKVFHAGTKANENGDIVTAGGRVLCVTALGDTIGEAQAKALELCQKVTFDGVQYRKDIGYRAITRENA; translated from the coding sequence ATGAACATTTTAGTTTTGGGTAGTGGCGGTCGTGAGCATGCATTGGCGTGGAAAATCGCACAAGACGATCAAGTAACAAAAGTTTTTGTTGCGCCAGGTAATGCAGGTACTGCAACTGAAAATAAATGTGAAAATGTCGCTTTAGACATTCTCGACAACCTTGCCATTATTGATTTTGCCAAAAATAATGCAGTCGAATTAATCATTGTCGGCCCTGAAGCACCACTTGTAAACGGTGTTGTGGATGCTTGTCGTGAAGCAGGTGTAAAAATTTGGGGGCCAACCCAATTTGCTGCACAGCTTGAAGGCTCTAAAGCATTTGCGAAACACTTCTTAAAACGCCATAACATTCCAACCGCTTTCTATGACGTGTTCACAGAAGTCCATGCCGCTAAAGCATTTGTTGAGATAAATGGCGCGCCGATCGTGATTAAGGCTGACGGTCTTGCTGCTGGTAAAGGCGTGATCGTGGCGATGACGAATCAAGAAGCATTCGATGCAATTGATGACATGTTGGCAGGCAACAAATTTGGCGATGCAGGTTCACGTGTTGTAATTGAAGAGTTCCTTGCTGGTGAAGAAGCCTCTTTCATTTGTATGATTGATGGCGACAACATTTTGCCAATGGCAACTTCGCAAGATCACAAACGTATCTTTGAAGGCGACCAAGGTCCAAACACGGGTGGTATGGGTGCATACTCTCCTGCGCCTGTGGTGACTGCAGACGTATTTGAAAAAACCATGAATGAAGTGATGCGTCCTACCGTTGAAGGTATGAAAAAAGATGGTCATATTTATACAGGTTTCTTATACGCAGGTTTGATGATTGACGACAAAGGTCAACCAAAAGTAATCGAGTTTAACTGTCGTTTTGGCGACCCTGAAACGCAACCGATTATGATGCGTTTAAAATCATCTTTAGTTGATTTAGTTCAAGCAGGTATTGAAGGCAATTTGCCTTCAGAAGCTAAATGGGACGAGCGTAAAACAGTTGGTATCGTACTTGCATCACGTGGTTACCCTGAAACGTCGAGCAATGGTGATGTGATTTCAGGTTTAGACACTGTGATGGCAGATGCGAAAGTATTCCATGCGGGTACGAAAGCCAATGAAAATGGCGATATCGTAACTGCAGGTGGTCGTGTGCTTTGTGTGACTGCTCTAGGTGATACGATTGGTGAAGCACAAGCGAAAGCGTTAGAACTTTGCCAAAAAGTAACATTTGATGGCGTTCAATATCGTAAAGATATTGGTTACCGTGCCATTACGCGTGAAAATGCTTAA
- a CDS encoding zinc-ribbon and DUF3426 domain-containing protein, which yields MSEKQTRCPNCSTIYKVTVTQLTVAQGMVCCPKCSAEFNALLNLNQIKDDQVQQPPLGRIFDQAPMVMQDYSAEQHVLDIFQRKPESSNINLRTYLNNLNTFTNDPVTQFPALNLASGQHHTDGKFSKKTVLYYGTWSLVNLTLVFLLIFQVLWFNPQLLERHPLLNAAFIQTCHAFNCETLDERYTHIKPEQITLARKGSDQTEFKGVLVNHYKKGLELPLIKVSLMKQNKVIHSMIKSPSEYLIESLHGITRIPTESPFKFHFFINTPRNSFDSYKIEVIRP from the coding sequence ATGAGTGAAAAACAGACCCGCTGCCCAAACTGTTCTACGATCTATAAAGTCACCGTGACTCAATTGACTGTAGCGCAAGGCATGGTGTGTTGTCCAAAGTGTTCTGCTGAATTTAATGCATTGTTGAATCTGAATCAGATCAAAGATGATCAGGTTCAACAGCCCCCTCTAGGGCGGATCTTTGATCAAGCGCCGATGGTGATGCAAGACTACTCTGCTGAACAGCATGTCTTAGATATTTTTCAGCGCAAGCCTGAAAGCTCTAATATCAATTTAAGAACCTATTTAAACAACCTGAATACCTTTACTAACGATCCTGTTACCCAATTCCCCGCGCTGAACCTCGCTTCAGGTCAACATCATACCGATGGTAAATTTTCAAAAAAGACCGTGCTGTATTATGGCACGTGGTCATTGGTGAATTTAACGCTGGTCTTTCTGCTGATTTTCCAAGTGCTTTGGTTCAATCCACAACTATTAGAACGTCATCCTTTGTTAAATGCCGCGTTTATCCAAACCTGTCATGCCTTTAACTGTGAAACCTTAGATGAACGTTATACCCATATCAAACCTGAACAAATCACATTGGCTAGAAAAGGCAGTGATCAAACTGAGTTTAAAGGGGTACTTGTGAATCACTATAAGAAAGGTTTAGAACTGCCTTTAATTAAGGTAAGCTTAATGAAGCAAAATAAAGTCATTCACTCTATGATCAAATCACCCAGTGAATATTTGATTGAAAGTTTACATGGCATTACCAGAATTCCAACTGAAAGCCCTTTTAAATTCCATTTTTTTATCAATACCCCTCGAAATTCATTTGATAGTTACAAAATAGAAGTAATCCGTCCTTAG
- the purH gene encoding bifunctional phosphoribosylaminoimidazolecarboxamide formyltransferase/IMP cyclohydrolase yields the protein MTIKRALISVSDKTGIVEFAQNLVALGVEILSTGGTYKLLKDNNVAVVEVSEHTGFPEMMDGRVKTLHPKIHGGILARRGLDEAVMAEHNIDAIDLVVVNLYPFAATVAKPNCSLADAIENIDIGGPTMVRAAAKNHASVGIVVNASDYATVIAELKAEGALSHATRFDLAVKAFEHTAQYDGMIASYLGARVGKEEGQADKFARTFNTQLNKAQDLRYGENPHQSAAFYVDPAATEASVSTAKQLQGKELSYNNIADTDAALECVKSFAKPACVIVKHANPCGVAVSLDGIKAAYDLAYATDPESAFGGIIAFNRELDVATAQAIVDRQFVEVIIAPSIADGVLEVTGAKKNVRVLVCGELPKIDERAAQLDYKRVNGGLLVQDQDLGMIKASDLKVVTKRAPTEQEIDDMIFAWKVAKYVKSNAIVYAKNRQTIGVGAGQMSRVNSARIAAIKAEHAGLVVEGAVMASDAFFPFRDGIDNAAKAGIKCIIQPGGSMRDEETIAAADEAGIAMVFTGMRHFRH from the coding sequence ATGACTATTAAACGCGCTTTAATCTCTGTTTCTGACAAAACTGGTATTGTTGAATTTGCCCAGAACCTGGTTGCTCTAGGGGTAGAAATTTTATCAACTGGCGGTACATATAAATTGTTGAAAGACAATAATGTCGCTGTTGTTGAAGTTTCAGAGCACACAGGTTTCCCAGAGATGATGGACGGCCGTGTAAAAACACTACATCCTAAAATTCATGGTGGAATTTTAGCGCGTCGTGGATTAGACGAAGCTGTAATGGCTGAACACAACATCGATGCCATTGATTTGGTTGTTGTGAATTTATATCCATTTGCTGCGACTGTAGCAAAACCAAACTGTTCACTTGCAGATGCCATTGAAAATATCGACATCGGTGGTCCAACTATGGTTCGTGCTGCGGCAAAGAACCATGCTTCTGTGGGTATTGTTGTGAATGCATCTGACTATGCAACCGTGATTGCTGAGCTGAAAGCTGAGGGTGCTTTATCTCATGCAACACGTTTTGACCTTGCAGTTAAAGCATTTGAACATACAGCTCAATATGACGGCATGATCGCCTCTTACTTAGGCGCTCGCGTAGGTAAGGAAGAAGGTCAAGCTGATAAATTTGCACGTACATTCAATACACAATTGAATAAAGCACAAGATTTACGTTACGGTGAAAATCCGCATCAATCTGCTGCGTTCTATGTAGACCCTGCTGCAACTGAAGCGTCTGTTTCAACAGCGAAGCAGTTACAAGGGAAAGAACTCTCTTATAACAATATTGCCGATACAGACGCAGCACTTGAATGCGTGAAATCATTTGCGAAGCCTGCTTGTGTCATCGTTAAACATGCGAACCCATGTGGTGTTGCGGTGTCTCTAGACGGCATTAAAGCGGCGTATGACCTTGCCTATGCAACCGATCCTGAATCTGCATTCGGCGGTATCATTGCATTCAACCGTGAATTAGACGTTGCAACAGCGCAAGCGATTGTAGACCGTCAATTCGTTGAAGTGATCATTGCGCCAAGTATTGCTGATGGCGTACTTGAAGTGACTGGCGCGAAGAAAAACGTGCGTGTACTGGTATGTGGTGAACTTCCGAAGATTGACGAACGTGCCGCACAACTTGACTACAAACGTGTAAACGGCGGTTTGTTAGTACAAGACCAAGACTTAGGCATGATCAAAGCATCTGACCTAAAAGTGGTAACGAAACGCGCGCCAACTGAACAAGAAATCGATGACATGATCTTCGCTTGGAAAGTGGCGAAATACGTGAAGTCTAACGCGATTGTGTATGCGAAAAACCGTCAAACCATTGGTGTGGGTGCAGGTCAAATGAGCCGTGTCAACTCTGCTCGTATCGCTGCAATCAAAGCTGAACATGCAGGTCTTGTGGTTGAAGGTGCGGTAATGGCATCTGATGCATTCTTCCCATTCCGTGATGGTATTGATAACGCTGCGAAAGCAGGTATCAAATGCATTATTCAACCGGGTGGTTCTATGCGTGATGAAGAAACAATTGCTGCAGCCGATGAAGCTGGTATTGCAATGGTCTTCACTGGTATGCGTCATTTCCGCCACTAA